In the uncultured Methanobacterium sp. genome, one interval contains:
- a CDS encoding zinc dependent phospholipase C family protein produces the protein MGNLFKIAIFFGFVFLIISPVAAWEWTAHKKIVDEVQANLPSDVAKNLKPYIPLMKEGSTYPDTLPGDKVNHGYPGSYPKTNEWLDKGKVAYEKGDYKEAAWCFGVASHYISDTYSAPHCGWINDKDKYWQIGNTLTPKKHDFKYSNLKNMLKYGNERGKESLESWNKKEEGSIVQQDLNRGVSAAYIAILYHAHPSMIQSPEYQEDS, from the coding sequence ATGGGTAACCTGTTTAAAATAGCGATATTTTTTGGTTTTGTATTCTTAATCATATCACCTGTAGCCGCTTGGGAATGGACTGCCCATAAAAAAATAGTGGATGAGGTACAAGCCAACCTACCTTCGGATGTCGCTAAAAATCTCAAACCTTATATTCCATTGATGAAGGAAGGATCCACCTATCCAGATACACTCCCTGGAGATAAAGTCAATCATGGATACCCTGGTAGTTACCCTAAAACTAATGAATGGTTGGATAAGGGGAAAGTAGCCTACGAAAAGGGAGATTATAAGGAAGCCGCATGGTGTTTTGGGGTTGCATCACACTATATCTCAGACACCTACTCTGCACCACACTGTGGATGGATCAATGATAAGGATAAGTACTGGCAAATAGGAAATACTCTAACTCCTAAAAAACACGATTTTAAGTATTCTAATCTGAAAAACATGCTTAAATACGGAAATGAACGGGGAAAAGAGAGTTTGGAATCTTGGAACAAAAAAGAAGAGGGGAGTATTGTACAACAGGACTTAAACCGTGGTGTTTCAGCGGCCTATATTGCTATTCTTTACCATGCACACCCGTCCATGATTCAAAGTCCTGAATACCAAGAAGACAGTTAA